The Prunus persica cultivar Lovell chromosome G8, Prunus_persica_NCBIv2, whole genome shotgun sequence genome includes a region encoding these proteins:
- the LOC18766150 gene encoding uncharacterized protein LOC18766150, whose protein sequence is MGKKRKSIATSLDEVDRSMYTSFCSAANSLSQLYTQAMNHQKLSFQAGERHALDKIYQWISRQQEGGSRVTTMDIVSYLQNELDYCGEEQPSMSPRVPLQHQHLQPTVHFTNSGFPVSSGSSGPTNTGQGIRSEQCDHQSKNSVFSNALSSPVRQSLQHYHISQDGYYPGAGLPSGNGARNNEPSFLHPNRDANPPSSNDTSMDMHADSPGHDSTY, encoded by the exons AtggggaagaagagaaagtcCATAGCCACCAGCCTCGACGAGGTGGATCGAAGCATGTACACCTCCTTCTGCAGCGCCgctaattctctctctcagctctACACTCAGGCCATGAACCACCAAAAGCTCTCCTTTCAAGCCGGTGAACGCCACGCCCTC GATAAAATTTATCAGTGGATCAGTAGACAACAAGAAGGAGGCTCAAGAGTTACAACAATGGATATAGTCAGTTATCTTCAG AATGAGTTGGACTATTGTGGAGAGGAGCAGCCGTCAATGTCCCCCAGGGTGCCACTTCAACATCAGCATCTTCAGCCCACTGTGCATTTCACAAACTCAGGTTTCCCAGTTTCTTCTGGCTCATCTGGCCCAACAAATACTGGGCAGGGAATTCGTTCTGAGCAATGTGATCACCAATCTAAAAATTCAGTCTTCTCAAATGCTTTGTCAAGCCCTGTTCGCCAGAGTCTTCAGCACTATCACATTTCTCAAGATGGATATTACCCAGGTGCAGGTCTGCCATCTGGAAATGGAGCCCGAAACAATGAACCTAGCTTTCTCCACCCGAACCGGGATGCTAATCCTCCAAGTTCCAATGACACCTCGATGGACATGCATGCAGATAGTCCTGGTCATGATTCTACCTACTAA
- the LOC18766364 gene encoding UDP-galactose transporter 2: MAPTSKADKKAADAAAWMFNVVTSVGIIIVNKALMATYGFSFATTLTGLHFATTTLMTVVLRWLGYIQPSHLPVSELLKFMIFANFSIVGMNVSLMWNSVGFYQIAKLSMIPVSCLLEVVLDKIRYSRDTKLSIGVVLLGVGVCTVTDVSVNAKGFIAAFIAVWSTSLQQYYVHFLQRKYSLGSFSLLGHTAPAQAGSLLLLGPFLDYWLTSKRVDAYDYNFTSLMFIFLSCTIAVGTNLSQFICIGRFTAVSFQVLGHMKTILVLIMGFFFFGKEGLNLHVVLGMIIAVVGMIWYGNASSKPGGKERWSHALPTSRQQKHSGFPESTEHDGKV, from the exons ATGGCTCCCACAAGCAAAGCTGATAAGAAGGCGGCAGATGCAGCCGCATGGATGTTCAATGTTGTAACATCTGTTGGGATCATAATTGTCAATAAAGCTCTAATGGCAACGTATGGCTTCAGTTTTG CTACAACATTAACTGGTTTGCACTTTGCTACAACAACTTTGATGACGGTTGTTCTAAGGTGGCTGGGATACATTCAACCTTCTCATCTACCAGTCTCTGAGCTTCTGAAATTTATGATCTTTGCTAACTTCTCTATTGTTGGAATGAACGTTAGTCTAATGTGGAACTCAGTGGGATTCTATCAG atTGCAAAGCTGAGTATGATCCCTGTATCATGTTTACTGGAAGTTGTTCTCGACAAGATTCGTTACTCAAGAGACACAAAGTTGAGCATAGGAGTTGTTCTCTTGGGAGTTGGTGTTTGCACTGTCACTGATGTGAGTGTCAATGCCAAAGGCTTCATTGCTGCCTTTATTGCTGTATGGAGCACTTCGCTACAACAGTAT TATGTGCACTTTCTTCAACGGAAATATTCACTTGGTTCTTTCAGTCTGTTGGGACATACTGCTCCAGCCCAGGCTGGATCTCTTCTGTTACTAGGCCCCTTCCTTGACTATTGGTTGACAAGTAAGAGAGTTGATGCCTATGACTATAACTTTACATCTCTG AtgtttatatttctttcatgCACAATCGCAGTAGGCACCAATCTCAGCCAGTTCATCTGTATTGGAAGATTTACTGCTGTCTCCTTCCAAGTACTTGGACATATGAAGACAATTCTTGTTTTGATCATggggttctttttctttggaaaGGAGGGTCTGAATCTGCATGTTGTTTTGGGAATGATCATAGCTGTTGTTGGGATGATATGGTATGGAAATGCCTCATCCAAGCCCGGTGGAAAGGAGCGCTGGAGCCACGCTCTCCCTACAAGCAGGCAGCAAAAACACAGTGGTTTTCCTGAATCTACCGAACATGATGGAAAAGTTTAA
- the LOC18768028 gene encoding protein GIGANTEA isoform X2, whose protein sequence is MAATSERWIDRLQFSSLFGPPPQDALRRKAQVTAYVDYFGQFTSEQFPEDIAELIRNRYPSELKRLFDDVLAMFVLHHPEHGHAVILPIISCIIDGTLAYERTSPPFASFISLVCPSSEWALACGEILRILTHYNRPIYKVEQQNSETERSSSGSHATTSDSVDGESSHIPLVQQERKPIRPLSPWITDILLAAPLGIRSDYFRWCSGVMGKYAAGELKPPSTASSRGSGKHPQLMPSTPRWAVANGAGVILSVCDEEVARYETATLTAVAVPALLLPPPTTALDEHLVAGLPALEPYARLFHRYYAIATPSATQRLLLGLLEAPPSWAPDALDAAVQLVELLRAAEDYASGIRLPRNWMHLHFLRAIGTAMSMRAGIAADAAAALLFRILSQPALLFPPLRQVDGVEVQHEPLGGYISSYKKQIEVPEAEATIEATAQGIASMLCAHGPEVEWRICTIWEAAYGLIPLSSSAVDLPEIIVATPLQPPILSWNLYIPLLKVLEYLPRGSPSEACLMKIFVATVEAILQRTFPPESSREQNRKTRYLFGIGSTSKNLAVAELRTMVHSLFLESCASVELASRLLFVVLTVCVSHEAQSNGSKKARVEESYPADESVEESQKMSDKQRNRTKKTKKQGPVAAFDSYVLAAVCALACELQLFPLISKGINHAHSKDAKNVAKPAKENVCTNEFRSSVDSAVCHTRRILAILEALFLLKPSSVGTSWSYSSNEIIAAAMVAAHVSELFRWSKACMHALSVLMRCKWDSEICSRASSLYNLIDFHSKAVASIVNKAEPLEAHLRQVPIWRDSFVCFEGRKLSRGGNSRCLNVGQPSASQCEDSAHSETKQKSESASHSFEGSGNTFGKGVASFPLDASDLANFLIMDRHIGFNCSAQVLLRSVLTEKQELCFSVVSLLWHKLIAAPETQPSAESTSAQQGWRQVVDALCNVVSATPAKAATAVVLQAERELQPWIAKDDDQGQKMWRINQRIVKLIVELMRIHDSPESLVILSSASDLLLRATDGMLVDGEACTLPQLELLEATARAIQPVLEWGESGLAVADGLSNLLKCRLPATIRCLSHPSAHVRALSTSVLRDILQTSSIRPNPNPVEINGIHGPSYKYFNLDVIDWQADVEKCLTWEAHSRLATGMPIKFLDTAAKELGCSISI, encoded by the exons ATGGCTGCTACATCTGAAAGATGGATTGATCGTCTGCAATTCTCCTCATTGTTTGGGCCGCCCCCACAAGATGCCCTGCGACGGAAG GCTCAAGTTACTGCCTATGTGGACTACTTTGGTCAGTTTACATCAGAACAGTTTCCTGAGGACATTGCCGAG CTGATCCGTAACCGTTATCCATCGGAGTTGAAGCGTCTCTTTGATGATGTCCTGG CTATGTTTGTCCTTCATCACCCTGAGCATGGGCATGCTGTTATCCTTCCAATTATTTCATGTATCATTGATGGTACGCTGGCATATGAAAGGACCAGTCCACCGTTTGCTTCTTTCATATCGTTGGTCTGCCCAAGCAGTGAG TGGGCTCTGGCATGTGGGGAGATTTTACGAATCTTAACTCATTACAATCGCCCCATATACAAGGTGGAGCAACAGAATAGTGAAACAGAAAGAAGCAGTAGTGGTAGCCATGCTACAACAAGTGACTCCGTTGATGGTGAATCCAGCCATATACCTTTGGTACAACAAGAGAGGAAACCTATAAGGCCTTTGTCTCCTTGGATTACTGATATATTGCTTGCTGCACCTCTAGGTATCAGAAGTGATTACTTCCGCTG GTGTAGCGGGGTTATGGGAAAATATGCTGCTGGAGAACTCAAGCCACCATCAACTG CTTCTTCTCGTGGATCTGGAAAACATCCCCAGCTCATGCCATCGACTCCAAGGTGGGCAGTTGCTAACGGTGCTGGAGTTATATTAAGTGTTTGTGATGAGGAAGTTGCTCGCTATGAGACTGCTACTTTGACGGCAGTCGCTGTCCCTGCACTTCTACTTCCTCCTCCAACAACAGCTTTGGATGAGCACCTAGTGGCGGGGTTACCTGCTCTTGAGCCATATGCACGCTTATTTCATAG GTATTATGCTATTGCTACTCCAAGTGCCACCCAAAGACTTCTTCTTGGTCTTCTAGAAGCACCACCATCATGGGCTCCTGATGCACTTGATGCAGCTGTACAGCTTGTGGAACTCCTTCGTGCTGCTGAAGATTATGCATCTGGCATAAGG CTTCCTAGGAACTGGATGCATTTGCATTTCTTGCGTGCAATTGGAACTGCAATGTCCATGAGAGCGGGTATAGCAGCTGATGCTGCGGCAGCTTTACTTTTCCGAATACTCTCCCAGCCTGCATTGCTTTTCCCTCCACTAAGACAAGTTGATGGAGTTGAAGTTCAGCATGAGCCTTTGGGTGGTTACATCTCAAGCTACAAGAAGCAG ATTGAAGTTCCTGAGGCTGAAGCAACAATTGAAGCTACTGCCCAAGGGATTGCTTCTATGCTCTGTGCCCATGGGCCTGAGGTTGAATGGCGAATTTGTACCATATGGGAAGCTGCTTATGGCCTCATTCCTTTAAGTTCCTCTGCAGTTGACCTTCCTGAGATCATTGTTGCCACTCCATTACAACCTCCAATATTATCATGGAATCTGTATATACCCCTCCTTAAGGTCTTGGAATATCTTCCTCGCGGAAGTCCCTCTGAGGCATGCCTTATGAAGATATTTGTTGCCACTGTTGAAGCGATTCTTCAGAGAACATTTCCGCCTGAGTCCTCAAGAGAGCAAAACAGGAAAACGAGGTATCTTTTTGGTATAGGTTCGACCTCAAAAAACCTGGCTGTGGCAGAGCTTCGTACAATGGTTCATTCACTATTCTTGGAATCATGTGCCTCGGTAGAGCTTGCTTCACGCCTGCTGTTTGTTGTGCTAACTGTTTGCGTCAGTCATGAAGCTCAGTCCAATGGGAGCAAGAAAGCAAGAGTTGAAGAAAGCTACCCAGCTGATGAGAGCGTTGAAGAATCACAAAAGATGTCAGATAAGCAGAGAAACAGaactaaaaagacaaaaaaacagGGGCCGGTAGCAGCATTTGATTCTTATGTTCTGGCTGCTGTTTGTGCTCTTGCATGTGAGCTTCAGTTGTTCCCTTTGATTTCAAAGGGGATTAATCATGCTCACTCTAAAGATGCAAAAAATGTGGCAAAGCCTGCCAAAGAAAATGTATGTACTAATGAGTTTCGGAGTAGTGTTGACTCAGCAGTTTGTCACACACGCAGAATACTAGCCATTTTGGAGGCACTTTTCTTGCTGAAGCCATCTTCTGTTGGCACTTCGTGGAGTTACAGTTCAAATGAGATAATTGCAGCAGCCATGGTTGCAGCTCATGTTTCTGAATTATTTAGATGGTCAAAAGCTTGCATGCATGCACTCTCTGTCTTGATGCGATGTAAGTGGGACAGTGAAATTTGCTCCAGAGCCTCATCATTATACAACCTCATTGATTTCCACAGTAAGGCTGTTGCATCTATCGTTAACAAGGCTGAACCATTGGAAGCACACTTGAGGCAAGTTCCAATTTGGAGGGAttcctttgtttgttttgaaggCAGAAAACTAAGTCGTGGTGGAAACAGTAGATGCTTAAATGTAGGGCAGCCATCTGCCTCGCAGTGTGAGGATTCAGCACATTcagaaactaaacaaaaatCTGAGAGTGCATCACATTCATTTGAGGGGTCCGGAAATACCTTTGGTAAAGGTGTTGCAAGTTTCCCATTAGATGCTTCAGATTTGGCCAACTTTCTTATTATGGACAGGCATATAGGATTTAATTGCAGTGCACAGGTTCTTCTAAGATCAGTACTCACAGAAAAACAAGAGCTATGTTTCTCAGTTGTCTCACTATTGTGGCACAAGTTAATTGCAGCTCCTGAAACCCAGCCTTCTGCAGAAAGCACTTCTGCTCAACAAGGATGGCGGCag GTCGTTGATGCATTATGCAATGTTGTGTCAGCAACACCAGCAAAAGCAGCCACTGCAGTGGTTCTTCAG GCGGAGAGGGAATTGCAGCCTTGGATTGCCAAAGATGATGATCAAGGTCAGAAGATGTGGAGAATCAACCAGAGGATTGTAAAATTGATTGTGGAGTTGATGAGAATTCATGATAGCCCAGAGTCGTTGGTAATTTTGTCAAGTGCCTCAGATCTACTTTTGCGTGCCACTGATGGGATGCTTGTTGATGGAGAAGCTTGCACCTTACCCCAACTAGAG CTACTGGAAGCAACAGCTAGAGCAATTCAGCCTGTGCTCGAGTGGGGAGAATCTGGGTTGGCAGTCGCAGACGGCCTTTCGAACCTGTTAAAG TGTCGTCTGCCAGCTACTATCCGATGCCTTTCTCATCCGAGTGCACATGTTCGTGCTCTGAGCACATCAGTTCTTCGTGATATTTTGCAAACCAGTTCAATTAGACCTAACCCTAATCCGGTGGAAATAAATGGTATTCATGGTCCTTCCTACAAGTATTTTAACTTAGATGTGATTGACTGGCAAGCTGATGTGGAAAAGTGCTTGACATGGGAAGCTCATAGCCGACTTGCAACTGGAATGCCTATAAAATTTCTTGATACTGCCGCCAAAGAATTGGGTTGTAGTATTTCCATATAA
- the LOC18768028 gene encoding protein GIGANTEA isoform X1 yields MAATSERWIDRLQFSSLFGPPPQDALRRKAQVTAYVDYFGQFTSEQFPEDIAELIRNRYPSELKRLFDDVLAMFVLHHPEHGHAVILPIISCIIDGTLAYERTSPPFASFISLVCPSSENEYSEQWALACGEILRILTHYNRPIYKVEQQNSETERSSSGSHATTSDSVDGESSHIPLVQQERKPIRPLSPWITDILLAAPLGIRSDYFRWCSGVMGKYAAGELKPPSTASSRGSGKHPQLMPSTPRWAVANGAGVILSVCDEEVARYETATLTAVAVPALLLPPPTTALDEHLVAGLPALEPYARLFHRYYAIATPSATQRLLLGLLEAPPSWAPDALDAAVQLVELLRAAEDYASGIRLPRNWMHLHFLRAIGTAMSMRAGIAADAAAALLFRILSQPALLFPPLRQVDGVEVQHEPLGGYISSYKKQIEVPEAEATIEATAQGIASMLCAHGPEVEWRICTIWEAAYGLIPLSSSAVDLPEIIVATPLQPPILSWNLYIPLLKVLEYLPRGSPSEACLMKIFVATVEAILQRTFPPESSREQNRKTRYLFGIGSTSKNLAVAELRTMVHSLFLESCASVELASRLLFVVLTVCVSHEAQSNGSKKARVEESYPADESVEESQKMSDKQRNRTKKTKKQGPVAAFDSYVLAAVCALACELQLFPLISKGINHAHSKDAKNVAKPAKENVCTNEFRSSVDSAVCHTRRILAILEALFLLKPSSVGTSWSYSSNEIIAAAMVAAHVSELFRWSKACMHALSVLMRCKWDSEICSRASSLYNLIDFHSKAVASIVNKAEPLEAHLRQVPIWRDSFVCFEGRKLSRGGNSRCLNVGQPSASQCEDSAHSETKQKSESASHSFEGSGNTFGKGVASFPLDASDLANFLIMDRHIGFNCSAQVLLRSVLTEKQELCFSVVSLLWHKLIAAPETQPSAESTSAQQGWRQVVDALCNVVSATPAKAATAVVLQAERELQPWIAKDDDQGQKMWRINQRIVKLIVELMRIHDSPESLVILSSASDLLLRATDGMLVDGEACTLPQLELLEATARAIQPVLEWGESGLAVADGLSNLLKCRLPATIRCLSHPSAHVRALSTSVLRDILQTSSIRPNPNPVEINGIHGPSYKYFNLDVIDWQADVEKCLTWEAHSRLATGMPIKFLDTAAKELGCSISI; encoded by the exons ATGGCTGCTACATCTGAAAGATGGATTGATCGTCTGCAATTCTCCTCATTGTTTGGGCCGCCCCCACAAGATGCCCTGCGACGGAAG GCTCAAGTTACTGCCTATGTGGACTACTTTGGTCAGTTTACATCAGAACAGTTTCCTGAGGACATTGCCGAG CTGATCCGTAACCGTTATCCATCGGAGTTGAAGCGTCTCTTTGATGATGTCCTGG CTATGTTTGTCCTTCATCACCCTGAGCATGGGCATGCTGTTATCCTTCCAATTATTTCATGTATCATTGATGGTACGCTGGCATATGAAAGGACCAGTCCACCGTTTGCTTCTTTCATATCGTTGGTCTGCCCAAGCAGTGAG AATGAGTATTCTGAGCAGTGGGCTCTGGCATGTGGGGAGATTTTACGAATCTTAACTCATTACAATCGCCCCATATACAAGGTGGAGCAACAGAATAGTGAAACAGAAAGAAGCAGTAGTGGTAGCCATGCTACAACAAGTGACTCCGTTGATGGTGAATCCAGCCATATACCTTTGGTACAACAAGAGAGGAAACCTATAAGGCCTTTGTCTCCTTGGATTACTGATATATTGCTTGCTGCACCTCTAGGTATCAGAAGTGATTACTTCCGCTG GTGTAGCGGGGTTATGGGAAAATATGCTGCTGGAGAACTCAAGCCACCATCAACTG CTTCTTCTCGTGGATCTGGAAAACATCCCCAGCTCATGCCATCGACTCCAAGGTGGGCAGTTGCTAACGGTGCTGGAGTTATATTAAGTGTTTGTGATGAGGAAGTTGCTCGCTATGAGACTGCTACTTTGACGGCAGTCGCTGTCCCTGCACTTCTACTTCCTCCTCCAACAACAGCTTTGGATGAGCACCTAGTGGCGGGGTTACCTGCTCTTGAGCCATATGCACGCTTATTTCATAG GTATTATGCTATTGCTACTCCAAGTGCCACCCAAAGACTTCTTCTTGGTCTTCTAGAAGCACCACCATCATGGGCTCCTGATGCACTTGATGCAGCTGTACAGCTTGTGGAACTCCTTCGTGCTGCTGAAGATTATGCATCTGGCATAAGG CTTCCTAGGAACTGGATGCATTTGCATTTCTTGCGTGCAATTGGAACTGCAATGTCCATGAGAGCGGGTATAGCAGCTGATGCTGCGGCAGCTTTACTTTTCCGAATACTCTCCCAGCCTGCATTGCTTTTCCCTCCACTAAGACAAGTTGATGGAGTTGAAGTTCAGCATGAGCCTTTGGGTGGTTACATCTCAAGCTACAAGAAGCAG ATTGAAGTTCCTGAGGCTGAAGCAACAATTGAAGCTACTGCCCAAGGGATTGCTTCTATGCTCTGTGCCCATGGGCCTGAGGTTGAATGGCGAATTTGTACCATATGGGAAGCTGCTTATGGCCTCATTCCTTTAAGTTCCTCTGCAGTTGACCTTCCTGAGATCATTGTTGCCACTCCATTACAACCTCCAATATTATCATGGAATCTGTATATACCCCTCCTTAAGGTCTTGGAATATCTTCCTCGCGGAAGTCCCTCTGAGGCATGCCTTATGAAGATATTTGTTGCCACTGTTGAAGCGATTCTTCAGAGAACATTTCCGCCTGAGTCCTCAAGAGAGCAAAACAGGAAAACGAGGTATCTTTTTGGTATAGGTTCGACCTCAAAAAACCTGGCTGTGGCAGAGCTTCGTACAATGGTTCATTCACTATTCTTGGAATCATGTGCCTCGGTAGAGCTTGCTTCACGCCTGCTGTTTGTTGTGCTAACTGTTTGCGTCAGTCATGAAGCTCAGTCCAATGGGAGCAAGAAAGCAAGAGTTGAAGAAAGCTACCCAGCTGATGAGAGCGTTGAAGAATCACAAAAGATGTCAGATAAGCAGAGAAACAGaactaaaaagacaaaaaaacagGGGCCGGTAGCAGCATTTGATTCTTATGTTCTGGCTGCTGTTTGTGCTCTTGCATGTGAGCTTCAGTTGTTCCCTTTGATTTCAAAGGGGATTAATCATGCTCACTCTAAAGATGCAAAAAATGTGGCAAAGCCTGCCAAAGAAAATGTATGTACTAATGAGTTTCGGAGTAGTGTTGACTCAGCAGTTTGTCACACACGCAGAATACTAGCCATTTTGGAGGCACTTTTCTTGCTGAAGCCATCTTCTGTTGGCACTTCGTGGAGTTACAGTTCAAATGAGATAATTGCAGCAGCCATGGTTGCAGCTCATGTTTCTGAATTATTTAGATGGTCAAAAGCTTGCATGCATGCACTCTCTGTCTTGATGCGATGTAAGTGGGACAGTGAAATTTGCTCCAGAGCCTCATCATTATACAACCTCATTGATTTCCACAGTAAGGCTGTTGCATCTATCGTTAACAAGGCTGAACCATTGGAAGCACACTTGAGGCAAGTTCCAATTTGGAGGGAttcctttgtttgttttgaaggCAGAAAACTAAGTCGTGGTGGAAACAGTAGATGCTTAAATGTAGGGCAGCCATCTGCCTCGCAGTGTGAGGATTCAGCACATTcagaaactaaacaaaaatCTGAGAGTGCATCACATTCATTTGAGGGGTCCGGAAATACCTTTGGTAAAGGTGTTGCAAGTTTCCCATTAGATGCTTCAGATTTGGCCAACTTTCTTATTATGGACAGGCATATAGGATTTAATTGCAGTGCACAGGTTCTTCTAAGATCAGTACTCACAGAAAAACAAGAGCTATGTTTCTCAGTTGTCTCACTATTGTGGCACAAGTTAATTGCAGCTCCTGAAACCCAGCCTTCTGCAGAAAGCACTTCTGCTCAACAAGGATGGCGGCag GTCGTTGATGCATTATGCAATGTTGTGTCAGCAACACCAGCAAAAGCAGCCACTGCAGTGGTTCTTCAG GCGGAGAGGGAATTGCAGCCTTGGATTGCCAAAGATGATGATCAAGGTCAGAAGATGTGGAGAATCAACCAGAGGATTGTAAAATTGATTGTGGAGTTGATGAGAATTCATGATAGCCCAGAGTCGTTGGTAATTTTGTCAAGTGCCTCAGATCTACTTTTGCGTGCCACTGATGGGATGCTTGTTGATGGAGAAGCTTGCACCTTACCCCAACTAGAG CTACTGGAAGCAACAGCTAGAGCAATTCAGCCTGTGCTCGAGTGGGGAGAATCTGGGTTGGCAGTCGCAGACGGCCTTTCGAACCTGTTAAAG TGTCGTCTGCCAGCTACTATCCGATGCCTTTCTCATCCGAGTGCACATGTTCGTGCTCTGAGCACATCAGTTCTTCGTGATATTTTGCAAACCAGTTCAATTAGACCTAACCCTAATCCGGTGGAAATAAATGGTATTCATGGTCCTTCCTACAAGTATTTTAACTTAGATGTGATTGACTGGCAAGCTGATGTGGAAAAGTGCTTGACATGGGAAGCTCATAGCCGACTTGCAACTGGAATGCCTATAAAATTTCTTGATACTGCCGCCAAAGAATTGGGTTGTAGTATTTCCATATAA